The proteins below are encoded in one region of Oncorhynchus masou masou isolate Uvic2021 chromosome 15, UVic_Omas_1.1, whole genome shotgun sequence:
- the LOC135556470 gene encoding vesicle-trafficking protein SEC22b-B-like — protein MVLLTMIARLADGLPLAASMQEDEQLGRDLQQYQSQAKQLFRKLNDQSPTRCTLEAGSMSFHYVIEKGVVYLVLSEASFHKKLAFAYLEDLQAEFHEQHGKKVPTVSRPYSFIEFDTYIQKTKKSYIDSRARRNLGSINTELQDVQRIMVANIEEVLQRGEALSALDSKASNLSSLSKKYRSDAKYLNTRSTYAKLAAGGVFFIMLIVYVRFWWL, from the exons ATGGTGCTGCTGACAATGATCGCTCGGTTGGCTGATGGACTGCCGCTGGCCGCGTCAATGCAAGAGGACGAACAG TTGGGTCGGGACCTGCAACAGTACCAGAGCCAGGCTAAACAGCTGTTTAGGAAACTCAATGACCAGAGTCCCACTCGTTGCACATTAGAGGCTGGCTCCATGTCCTTCCA CTACGTCATAGAAAAAGGAGTGGTCTACCTAGTGCTGTCTGAAGCAAGCTTTCACAAAAAACTTGCCTTTGCTTACCTGGAAGACCTGCAGGCAGAGTTCCATGAACAGCACGGGAAGAAGGTCCCCACTGTGTCCCGACCGTACTCCTTCATTGAGTTTG ACACCTACATTCAGAAGACCAAGAAGTCGTACATAGACAGCCGAGCCCGCAGGAACCTGGGCAGCATCAACACAGAGCTGCAGGATGTCCAGAGGATCATGGTGGCCAACATTGAGGAAGTGTTGCAACGAGGGGAGGCCTTGTCTG CTCTGGACTCCAAGGCCAGTAATCTGTCCAGCCTGTCGAAGAAGTACAGAAGTGACGCCAAGTACCTGAACACTCGCTCCACCTATGCTAAGCTGGCTGCCGGAGGGGTCTTCTTCATCATGCTCATCGTCTATGTCCGCTTCTGGtggctctga